Proteins found in one Candidatus Poribacteria bacterium genomic segment:
- a CDS encoding ABC transporter permease, translating to MKGIWVIIARRLIRLIPTMFGVAFIVFMLMHLAPGDPIELMIGEAGHVTKEEIEALRREYGLDKPLHEQFAAFLLNALRGDFGRSFSEQQPVISLIKSRLPATVELSLASFLIAVVISIPLGVLSAVYRDSIFDRIVTFLSLGGISFPSFYLGLILILIFGVGLEVLPISGRSTFGAEPHRITGLYLLDSLITLDVRALLSSIRHLILPAITLGGIAVAVTVRMIRANMLEVLEQDYIRTARAKGLPEWKVVMKHALKNALIPTVSVLGLQIGVLLSGNMIVETVFSWPGLGSLAVNGIYARDYPLVQGIVMVYAATYVLVNLAVDILYIWLNPRVEVT from the coding sequence ATGAAGGGCATCTGGGTTATAATCGCCAGACGTCTTATCAGACTGATCCCCACGATGTTCGGCGTGGCCTTCATCGTGTTCATGCTGATGCATCTCGCCCCTGGGGATCCCATAGAGCTGATGATAGGCGAGGCGGGACACGTCACGAAGGAGGAGATAGAGGCGCTCAGGAGAGAATACGGACTTGATAAGCCTCTGCACGAGCAGTTCGCCGCCTTTCTCCTCAACGCTCTGAGAGGCGATTTCGGCCGATCCTTCTCCGAGCAACAGCCCGTTATATCTCTCATAAAAAGCAGGCTACCGGCGACGGTGGAGTTAAGCCTTGCTTCCTTTCTGATAGCTGTGGTCATCTCCATCCCTCTGGGGGTTCTCTCCGCCGTGTATCGCGACTCCATTTTCGATAGGATCGTCACGTTTCTTTCGTTGGGTGGGATATCCTTCCCCAGCTTTTATCTGGGGCTTATCTTGATACTGATATTCGGCGTGGGCTTGGAGGTATTGCCGATTTCAGGCAGGAGCACCTTCGGCGCCGAACCACACAGGATCACCGGCCTCTATCTGCTTGACAGCCTTATCACGCTTGATGTAAGGGCCCTTCTAAGCTCGATCCGCCATCTGATCCTCCCGGCCATCACGCTTGGGGGAATAGCCGTGGCCGTCACGGTCAGGATGATAAGGGCGAACATGCTGGAGGTTTTGGAGCAGGATTACATCCGAACGGCCAGAGCCAAAGGCCTTCCGGAGTGGAAGGTGGTTATGAAACACGCCCTTAAAAACGCTCTGATCCCCACGGTGAGCGTGCTGGGCCTGCAGATAGGGGTGCTCTTAAGCGGCAACATGATCGTCGAGACGGTTTTCAGTTGGCCGGGGCTCGGATCACTGGCGGTTAACGGCATCTATGCCCGCGATTATCCACTCGTCCAGGGGATAGTCATGGTCTACGCTGCGACCTATGTGCTTGTCAACCTTGCGGTGGACATACTTTACATATGGCTCAATCCGAGGGTCGAGGTGACATGA